One window of Metopolophium dirhodum isolate CAU chromosome 3, ASM1992520v1, whole genome shotgun sequence genomic DNA carries:
- the LOC132940740 gene encoding acyl-coenzyme A thioesterase 9, mitochondrial-like isoform X2: MGISGKYENEERGWLSEYLPKEQNELPPRSMNDSFDRAIVPLSTNLTLQNKYTTTFKSLRIGRLLEDMDLFAVWIVMKHIYNPMQPLDVPTPYVVVTLLVDDVVINANRFPDKDLILSGQVTHVGKTSLEVTLWLEQFNDDKFERITRAHFVFVARDPTNTSSVMVNNLVPVGEREKNLMILSAKKNEDRKMARQNSILNKMPTPEEQSLIYETFMKTVDRKEPIIGNKILPENSVWMDDTMLETNILCHPEDRNLHNTVFGGYLMRVATELAFLVASAHSKTRVTLEAINSITFRKPVPIGSKLKLNGQICYTSGRVMIVEIIAKVEELESKRSLTSNSFYHVYVAPNDVDSVLPQNYHDSMLYIDGRRRYLDFVNHLEKGQPEDN; encoded by the exons ATGGGTATATCtggaaaatatgaaaatgaagAAAGGGGATGGTTATCTGAGTATCTGCCAAAAGAACAAAATGAGCTACCACCTCGCTCTATGAAT GACAGTTTTGACAGAGCTATAGTTCCCTTGAGCACTAATTTGACATTGCAAAATAAGTACACTACAACATTCAAAAGCTTACGAATTGGACGCCTTTTAGAAGATATGGATCTTTTtgctg ttTGGATTGTTATGAAGCACATTTATAATCCAATGCAACCACTGGATGTTCCAACACCATATGTTGTTGTAACATTACTAGTAGATGATGTTGTCATAAATGCTAATCGATTT CCAGATAAAGATTTAATTCTAAGCGGCCAAGTAACTCATGTTGGCAAAACTTCATTAGAGGTTACTTTGTGGCTTGAACAATTTAATGATGATAAATTTGAGCGTATTACAAGAgcacattttgtttttgttgctAGAGATCCAACAAATACATCATCTGTCATGGTAAATAATTTAGTACCAGTTGGAGAACGCGAAAAAAATCTAATGATTCTTTCTGcaa AAAAAAACGAGGATAGAAAAATGGCTCGCCAAAActcaatattgaataaaatgccAACACCTGAAGAACAATCACTTATTTATGAAACATTTATGAAAACAGTCGATAGAAAAGAGCCAATaattggtaataaaatattaccagaAAATAGTGTGTGGATGGATGATACGATGCTTGAGACTAACATTCTTTGCCATCctgaa GATCGAAACTTACATAACACTGTTTTTGGTGGTTATTTGATGCGTGTTGCTACTGAACTTGCATTTTTAGTAGCAAGTGCACACAGCAAAACAAGAGTGACATTAGAAGCAATTAATAGTATTACTTTTCGAAAACCAGTTCCAATTGGTAGCAAATTGAAGTTAAATGGACAg ATATGTTACACCAGTGGTAGAGTAATGATAGTTGAAATTATTGCCAAAGTTGAAGAACTTGAAAGTAAAAGAAGTTTAACTTCTAACTCATTTTACCATGTTTATGTTGCTCCAAATGATGTTGATTCAGTATTACCTCAAAATTATCAtg attctatgCTCTACATTGATGGGCGTAGACGGTACTTGGATTTTGTCAACCACTTAGAAAAGGGACAACCAGAGGATAACTAA
- the LOC132940740 gene encoding acyl-coenzyme A thioesterase 9, mitochondrial-like isoform X1: MSPKIFVNILTSPKSLFKTQITHGIYVQQIYRRWKNESHRPPKDFSNLQTMQDIKLKLSNIMGISGKYENEERGWLSEYLPKEQNELPPRSMNDSFDRAIVPLSTNLTLQNKYTTTFKSLRIGRLLEDMDLFAVWIVMKHIYNPMQPLDVPTPYVVVTLLVDDVVINANRFPDKDLILSGQVTHVGKTSLEVTLWLEQFNDDKFERITRAHFVFVARDPTNTSSVMVNNLVPVGEREKNLMILSAKKNEDRKMARQNSILNKMPTPEEQSLIYETFMKTVDRKEPIIGNKILPENSVWMDDTMLETNILCHPEDRNLHNTVFGGYLMRVATELAFLVASAHSKTRVTLEAINSITFRKPVPIGSKLKLNGQICYTSGRVMIVEIIAKVEELESKRSLTSNSFYHVYVAPNDVDSVLPQNYHDSMLYIDGRRRYLDFVNHLEKGQPEDN, encoded by the exons atgagtcctaaaatatttgttaacatCTTGACTTCTCCAAAGTCTTT atttaaaacacaaataacACATGGAATATATGTTCAGCAAATATACAGACGCTGGAAGAATGAATCACATCGGCCGCCAAAAGACTTTAGTAATTTACAGACTATGCAAGAca TTAAACTAAAATTGTCCAATATAATGGGTATATCtggaaaatatgaaaatgaagAAAGGGGATGGTTATCTGAGTATCTGCCAAAAGAACAAAATGAGCTACCACCTCGCTCTATGAAT GACAGTTTTGACAGAGCTATAGTTCCCTTGAGCACTAATTTGACATTGCAAAATAAGTACACTACAACATTCAAAAGCTTACGAATTGGACGCCTTTTAGAAGATATGGATCTTTTtgctg ttTGGATTGTTATGAAGCACATTTATAATCCAATGCAACCACTGGATGTTCCAACACCATATGTTGTTGTAACATTACTAGTAGATGATGTTGTCATAAATGCTAATCGATTT CCAGATAAAGATTTAATTCTAAGCGGCCAAGTAACTCATGTTGGCAAAACTTCATTAGAGGTTACTTTGTGGCTTGAACAATTTAATGATGATAAATTTGAGCGTATTACAAGAgcacattttgtttttgttgctAGAGATCCAACAAATACATCATCTGTCATGGTAAATAATTTAGTACCAGTTGGAGAACGCGAAAAAAATCTAATGATTCTTTCTGcaa AAAAAAACGAGGATAGAAAAATGGCTCGCCAAAActcaatattgaataaaatgccAACACCTGAAGAACAATCACTTATTTATGAAACATTTATGAAAACAGTCGATAGAAAAGAGCCAATaattggtaataaaatattaccagaAAATAGTGTGTGGATGGATGATACGATGCTTGAGACTAACATTCTTTGCCATCctgaa GATCGAAACTTACATAACACTGTTTTTGGTGGTTATTTGATGCGTGTTGCTACTGAACTTGCATTTTTAGTAGCAAGTGCACACAGCAAAACAAGAGTGACATTAGAAGCAATTAATAGTATTACTTTTCGAAAACCAGTTCCAATTGGTAGCAAATTGAAGTTAAATGGACAg ATATGTTACACCAGTGGTAGAGTAATGATAGTTGAAATTATTGCCAAAGTTGAAGAACTTGAAAGTAAAAGAAGTTTAACTTCTAACTCATTTTACCATGTTTATGTTGCTCCAAATGATGTTGATTCAGTATTACCTCAAAATTATCAtg attctatgCTCTACATTGATGGGCGTAGACGGTACTTGGATTTTGTCAACCACTTAGAAAAGGGACAACCAGAGGATAACTAA
- the LOC132940741 gene encoding NADH dehydrogenase [ubiquinone] 1 beta subcomplex subunit 7 — protein sequence MGHTWSEYVAPETTPLRDKPSQFEPHFGFSTERREKKMIASLAEMESAKVPLDARDFCTHMLLNLRGCIRDNFPFNHHCHHEREEYYECQYHDYLDRMKDYEREKRLLHRRHQLRQGGAPNAEEGTISA from the exons ATGGGACACACATGGTCAGAATATGTCGCTCCGGAGACAACGCCATTGCGAGACAAACCATCGCAATTTGAACCTCATTTTGGTTTTTCCACGGAAAGACGAGAGAAAA AAATGATCGCTTCACTAGCAGAAATGGAATCAGCTAAAGTTCCGTTGGACGCCAGAGACTTTTGTACACACATGTTATTGAATTTAAGAGGTTGTATCAGAGATAACTTCCCATTCAACCACCATTGTCACCACGAAAGAGAAGAATATTATGAATGCCAGTATCATGA ttatttggaTCGCATGAAGGACTACGAAAGAGAAAAGCGATTATTACACAGAAGACATCAATTGAGACAAGGAGGTGCACCAAATGCAGAAGAAGGCACTATCAGTGCTTAa